The region CAAAATCCAATTTTGACAGGATTCAACCCTGATCCGAGCATCTGCCGGGCGGGGGAAGATTATTATATCGCTGTTTCTACGTTTGAGTGGTTTCCGGGGGTCGGGATATATCATTCCAAGGATCTGAAAAACTGGCGGCTGATTGCAAGACCACTTAACAGGCTGAGCCAGTTGAATATGATGGGAAATCCTGACTCCGGAGGTATTTGGGCACCAGCGCTATCCTATAGTGATGGTAAGTTCTGGCTGATTTATACGGATGTCAAGGTTACAGAAGGGAGCTGGAAAGACTGTCATAACTATCTTGTAACGTGCGATACGATTGATGGCGAGTGGTCAGAACCGGTTTATTTAAACAGTTCCGGATTTGATCCGTCATTATTCCACGATGATGACGGGAGAAAGTATATAACCAATATGCTTTGGGATCATCGTTCAGGTAACCACAATTTTTACGGGATCGTGCTTCAGGAGTACAGTCCGAATGAGCAAAAGCTTGTTGGAAAGGCAGAAGTGATTTTTAAAGGGACCGATGTAAAGCTGACCGAGGCACCACATCTATATAAAATGAACGGATATTATTACTTATTGACTGCTGAGGGTGGGACGAAGTTTGAGCACCAAGCTACCATTGCTCGTTCAAAGGACTTGCATGGGTCATATGAGGTGCATCCGGAAAATCCGTTGATTACATCGTGGCCATATCCGAGAAATCCAATGCAGAAAGCCGGGCATTCTTCCATCATTCAAACACATACAGATGAGTGGTTTTTGGTCTTTTTAACCGGGAGACCGCTGCCGAAAGAGGGGCAGCCGTTATTGAATCCACGTGGGTTCTGTCCGCTTGGAAGAGAAACGGCTATTCAACGACTGGAGTGGAAAGACGACTGGCCGTATGTAGTTGGCGGAAATCAGCCAGCTGCAGCAATTGAAGGGCCTGCGATTGAAGAAGTGAAATGGGGAAAAGATTACGACGAAAAAGATGATTTTGACGCGCCTAAATTGAACCCTCATTTGCAGACATTACGTATTCCGCTCGGTGGGGATGCACTTTCATTAACGGATAATCCCGGTCATCTGCGGTTATACGGAAAAGAGTCGTTAACATCGAAGTTCACGCAGGCATATGTGGCACGTCGCTGGCAGCACTTTAATTTTACGGCAGAAACAAAGGTGGCATTTGCCCCGAACAGTTTTCAGCAGTCTGCAGGGCTGGTGAATTATTATAATACACAGAACTGGACATCTTTACAGATCTCCTGGCATGAAGAAAAGGGCAGAGTGCTCGAACTGATGACGTGTGATAATTTCACTTTCGAAAATCCGCTAAAGGACAGCGAAATCGTTGTACCTGAGGGTGTGGATTATGTTTATATGCGTGTTGACGTTCAGACCAATATATACGAGTATTCCTATTCGTTTGACGGTGCGGACTGGATGAAGGTTCCAATTCATTTCCATTCCTATAAGCTTTCGGATGATTACATTCAAGGCGGCGGGTTTTTTACCGGTGCATTTGTTGGGATGCAGTGCCAGGATACGTCAGGACAGAATAAGCATGCCGACTTTGATTACTTCTTGTACAGAGAAAAGGAATAATAAGGAAAAATATACCCCAGCTCTTGGACAAGAGTGGGGAGGATTTTCACTGTCATAACTATTTGGCAGCGTTATTACTGTTGGTGGTTTCTGCCTTTTTTTCAATCTTTGTAAATGTATTTAGGCAGAGCCACATCGTAATAAATGCATACGTGCTTGCACCAAAAATAAATGGCAGTGCCGGCAGTGCTTCCATAATGAAGTAGACGGATACAAGACATACAACAATCAAAAAGCTGTGGAGCGGGGAAATTAACATTATCAGAAACGCATTTTTGATGGTTTTTCCCAGTTTCAGGTCGTAATGAACAAACGCTGGAAAGATATAAAAAAGAAACAGTAAAAACAAAATCATAAAGGCATATAGCGGCAAATACGTTAATCTCAGTAAATCGTCTACATTTACCTGTATAAACAGGAAATCGACAACGATTATTGCACCAAGTCCTGTAATAAACAATCCGAGTAAATTACTTTTCAGAAAGTCACTTTTGAAAAAGTTCCAAAACGTTTTAAAGATTGGAATCTCTGCATTTCCTGTTAACCATTTTCGGACCACGGCGAACATCGCTGTTGTAGCGGGGAATATACCTAAGATTACGCCGCCAGCGACAGTAAATGTGATCCATAGCAAATTTACGTATGCAAATCTTGTAACCCATTCCATTATGCTATAAATAAAACCGCTTGTATTATTCATGGGATCCTCCTTGAATTCTGATTATGTATGATTCCATGATTATTATAAGTTAATCAACATGTTTAATCATTTCAAAAGGTGGAGACGATTGTGTAAGTTTATTATAACTTAGTTTATCTGATAGACAAACTAAGTTAGTGTTGCTATACTCTTTATGTAAGCAGTTACATTTCGGTTTACATGCACATTCACACCATTTTCATAAGGTTGTTGGATATATATTTTTTCAAAATAGGAGGTCATTAAGATGGCATATTTTAAAGATATTGGTCAAATTAAATACAAAGGGGCACAATCTACTAACCCTTTTGCGTTCAAATTTTACAATCCGGAAGAAAAAATAGGAAACAAAACGGCGGCGGAGCATCTTCGGTTCGCAGTCGCTTATTGGCATACATTTACGATGGATGGTTCAGATCCATTTGGTGCCGGTACGATGGCTCGACCGTGGGATAAATTTACAGGGATGGATTTGGCTAAAGCACGGTTAGAGGCTGCTTTTGAATTCTTTGAAAAACTGAATGTACCATATTTCTGTTTCCATGATGTAGACATTGCACCTGAAGGAAGTAATCTACGGGAAACAAATCAGAACCTGGATACAATTGTTGGGTTAATGAAGGATTACATGAAGGACAGCAAAACCAAATTACTGTGGAATACGGCGAACAACTTTACGCACCCTCGCTTTATTCACGGGGCGGCATCTTCCAACAATGCGGATATTTTTGCATATACTGCAGCAAAGGTAAAAAAAGGACTGGAAATTGGTAAAGAGCTGGGTGCACAAAACTATGTGTTCTGGGGCGGACGTGAAGGTTATGAAACACTTCTTAACACCGATATGAAACTGGAATTGGATAATCTGGGGCGGTTCTTCCATATGGCGGTTGATTATGCTAAAGAAATTGGTTTTGATGGACAATTTCTGATTGAACCAAAGCCGAAAGAACCGACAACACATCAGTATGACTTTGATGTGGCAAGTGG is a window of Virgibacillus ihumii DNA encoding:
- the xylA gene encoding xylose isomerase, coding for MAYFKDIGQIKYKGAQSTNPFAFKFYNPEEKIGNKTAAEHLRFAVAYWHTFTMDGSDPFGAGTMARPWDKFTGMDLAKARLEAAFEFFEKLNVPYFCFHDVDIAPEGSNLRETNQNLDTIVGLMKDYMKDSKTKLLWNTANNFTHPRFIHGAASSNNADIFAYTAAKVKKGLEIGKELGAQNYVFWGGREGYETLLNTDMKLELDNLGRFFHMAVDYAKEIGFDGQFLIEPKPKEPTTHQYDFDVASGYAFLQRYDLQDNFKFNIEANHATLAGHTFEHELRYARVNNMLGSVDANQGHPLLGWDTDEFPTDLHSTTLAMYEILKNGGLGLGGLNFDAKVRRGSFEPDDLFHAHIAGMDSFAVGLKVAQKLTDDRVLENILEDRYSSYTEGVGLDIVQNKTDFHKLEDHALGLSEIKHQSGRLEKIKATINQYLLKAFAGE
- a CDS encoding glycoside hydrolase family 43 protein, whose protein sequence is MSTIQNPILTGFNPDPSICRAGEDYYIAVSTFEWFPGVGIYHSKDLKNWRLIARPLNRLSQLNMMGNPDSGGIWAPALSYSDGKFWLIYTDVKVTEGSWKDCHNYLVTCDTIDGEWSEPVYLNSSGFDPSLFHDDDGRKYITNMLWDHRSGNHNFYGIVLQEYSPNEQKLVGKAEVIFKGTDVKLTEAPHLYKMNGYYYLLTAEGGTKFEHQATIARSKDLHGSYEVHPENPLITSWPYPRNPMQKAGHSSIIQTHTDEWFLVFLTGRPLPKEGQPLLNPRGFCPLGRETAIQRLEWKDDWPYVVGGNQPAAAIEGPAIEEVKWGKDYDEKDDFDAPKLNPHLQTLRIPLGGDALSLTDNPGHLRLYGKESLTSKFTQAYVARRWQHFNFTAETKVAFAPNSFQQSAGLVNYYNTQNWTSLQISWHEEKGRVLELMTCDNFTFENPLKDSEIVVPEGVDYVYMRVDVQTNIYEYSYSFDGADWMKVPIHFHSYKLSDDYIQGGGFFTGAFVGMQCQDTSGQNKHADFDYFLYREKE
- a CDS encoding YesL family protein, with translation MNNTSGFIYSIMEWVTRFAYVNLLWITFTVAGGVILGIFPATTAMFAVVRKWLTGNAEIPIFKTFWNFFKSDFLKSNLLGLFITGLGAIIVVDFLFIQVNVDDLLRLTYLPLYAFMILFLLFLFYIFPAFVHYDLKLGKTIKNAFLIMLISPLHSFLIVVCLVSVYFIMEALPALPFIFGASTYAFITMWLCLNTFTKIEKKAETTNSNNAAK